The Microbacterium amylolyticum genome includes the window GGGGGATTTGAACCCCCGAGGGCTTGCACCCAACACGCGTTCCAAGCGTGCGCCATAGGCCGCTAGGCGAATCCTCCTTGGCCCGCAAACGGGCCTCGGACTATCTTACCCAGTGGGCTCCTGAGAACCGAATCGGCGCGTCGCGTCGGACGGCCTCGCGTGGCGCGCGGCGTCTCCTACGCCATGTCGACAACGATCTTGCCGCGGACCTCACCGGAATCGAGGCGCGCGAAGCCCTCACGGATCTCGTCGAACGCGATCACCTCGTGCGCGGGGCTCAGCCCCGCGGATTCCACGAGCCGCAGCATCGCTTCGAACTCTCCGCCTGTGCATCCCGTTGATCCGACGATGCTGAGCTGCTGGTAGAACACACGCTGCAGTTCGGCGGCCGGCATCGCGCCGCTGGTCGCACCGCACGTCGCAATCACCCCACCCGGCCGAACAGCGCGCAAGGAGTGCCGCCACGTGGCCTCGCCAACGGAATCGATGACGACGTCGACCTTCTCCGCCAGCCGCTCGCCGTGGGCAACGGCAGTATGCGCGCCGATCGACTCGGCGAAGCGCATCTTCTCCTCGCTGCGCGCCGTCGCCGTGACAATCGCGCCCGCCGCGCGCGCCATGGCAATCGACGCACTGGCGACGCCGCCGGAGGCGCCCTGCACGAGAACACGATCGCCCGGCTTCACACCGGCCCGCGTGAACAACATGCGGAAGGCGGTGCCCCACGCGATTCCCAAGCTTGCCGCCTGCGAAAACGTCAGCGACGAGGGCTTGTCGACAAGCATGTGGTCCGGTACGAGCAATTCTTCTGCCAAGCCGCCGTCGAACGCCTCGCTCAGAATCGACCGACGGGGGTCGAACGTCTCGTCACCTCCGCCGCGGCGCGGCTCTCCCAGCACGGGATGAACAACGACCTCGCGCCCGTCCTCCGTGACCCCGGCTGCGTCGCACCCCAGAACGATGGGCAGACGCTCCGCGGGGTGTCCGACCCCGCGGAGCGTCCAGAGATCATGCGGGTTCAGCGATGCCGCCTTCACGAACACACGTGTCCATCCCGCGCGCGGCTCCGGCCGAGGGTAAGAACGATCGAGAACGAGGTGCGCCAGCGGATCGTCATATGACTGACCGACTGCGACAACGGCACGCATCGTGGTCATCCGATTCACCAGCGCTCGTGTACCTGGGCGCGAATGCGCGCGTCGTACACATCGCGAACGCCGGCGAGGAAGGTCTCGGATAGTGCAGGAACGGCGGCTGCCGCCGCATTGCCCCGCGCCTGCTCGGGGTTTCTGGCACCGGGGATCACCGTGCTCACACCGCTTTGCTGGATCACCCACGCCAAAGCGGCGCGGGCCGGCTCCAGCCTCTCTGCACGGGCCAGCTCAGAAAACTCGGCGGCCGCGTCCACGCCGGTGGCAAAGTCGACCCC containing:
- a CDS encoding zinc-binding dehydrogenase translates to MTTMRAVVAVGQSYDDPLAHLVLDRSYPRPEPRAGWTRVFVKAASLNPHDLWTLRGVGHPAERLPIVLGCDAAGVTEDGREVVVHPVLGEPRRGGGDETFDPRRSILSEAFDGGLAEELLVPDHMLVDKPSSLTFSQAASLGIAWGTAFRMLFTRAGVKPGDRVLVQGASGGVASASIAMARAAGAIVTATARSEEKMRFAESIGAHTAVAHGERLAEKVDVVIDSVGEATWRHSLRAVRPGGVIATCGATSGAMPAAELQRVFYQQLSIVGSTGCTGGEFEAMLRLVESAGLSPAHEVIAFDEIREGFARLDSGEVRGKIVVDMA